The following coding sequences are from one Arachis hypogaea cultivar Tifrunner chromosome 7, arahy.Tifrunner.gnm2.J5K5, whole genome shotgun sequence window:
- the LOC112702735 gene encoding uncharacterized protein, protein MGNSLRCCLACVLPCGALDLIRIVHLNGYVEEITRPITAGEVLKANPNHVLSKPSSQGVVRRILILSPETELKRGSIYFLIPASSLPADKRRHMNGSSCKKGSSSITKSNHHKETSDHSRRQNVPIQNEIVSKDKRCSRRRDRRSNGGRSGSWQPHLESILEDLS, encoded by the coding sequence ATGGGTAATAGCTTAAGGTGCTGTTTGGCTTGTGTTCTTCCGTGTGGAGCACTAGATTTGATCCGCATAGTTCATTTGAATGGCTATGTTGAAGAGATCACACGTCCAATCACAGCCGGGGAAGTTCTGAAGGCAAATCCAAACCATGTTCTAAGCAAACCAAGCTCTCAAGGCGTGGTTCGCCGGATTTTGATCTTGTCGCCGGAGACGGAGCTTAAGAGGGGAAGCATATATTTCTTGATCCCGGCATCATCGCTACCAGCTGATAAGAGAAGACACATGAATGGCAGCAGTTGCAAGAAAGGATCATCATCTATCACCAAAAGTAATCATCATAAAGAGACTTCTGACCACAGTAGACGCCAAAATGTTCCTATTCAAAATGAAATTGTTTCTAAAGACAAAAGATGTTCTCGGCGAAGAGATCGCCGGAGTAATGGCGGCCGCTCCGGGAGTTGGCAGCCGCATTTGGAAAGCATCTTGGAAGACTtgtcatag